In one window of Pseudomonas benzenivorans DNA:
- the rpsH gene encoding 30S ribosomal protein S8 — protein sequence MSMQDPLADMLTRIRNAQMAEKSVVSMPSSTLKVAVAKVLKDEGYIAGYQISGESKPQLSIELKYFEGRPVIEEVKRVSRPGLRQYKSVDDLPKVRGGLGVSIVSTNKGVMTDRAARAAGVGGEVLCTVF from the coding sequence ATGAGTATGCAGGACCCGTTAGCGGACATGCTAACTCGTATCCGTAATGCCCAGATGGCTGAAAAGTCCGTCGTAAGCATGCCGTCTTCCACGCTGAAGGTGGCTGTAGCCAAAGTTTTGAAAGACGAAGGTTATATTGCGGGTTATCAGATCAGCGGCGAAAGCAAGCCGCAGCTGTCCATCGAGCTGAAGTACTTCGAAGGCCGTCCGGTCATCGAGGAAGTGAAGCGCGTGAGCCGTCCAGGCCTTCGCCAGTACAAGTCCGTCGATGATCTGCCGAAGGTTCGTGGCGGTCTCGGCGTATCCATCGTCTCCACCAACAAGGGTGTGATGACGGATCGCGCTGCGCGCGCTGCCGGTGTCGGCGGCGAAGTGCTCTGCACTGTGTTCTAA
- the rpsN gene encoding 30S ribosomal protein S14, whose translation MAKMSMKNRELKRQQTVAKYAKKRAELKAIIANPNSAPEARWEAQVALQKQPRDASASRLRNRCRVTGRPHGVYRKFGLSRIKLREAAMRGDVPGLVKASW comes from the coding sequence ATGGCCAAAATGAGCATGAAGAACCGTGAGCTGAAGCGTCAGCAAACGGTAGCCAAGTACGCGAAGAAGCGTGCCGAGCTGAAGGCTATCATCGCCAACCCGAACTCCGCTCCGGAAGCGCGTTGGGAGGCCCAGGTAGCCCTGCAGAAGCAGCCGCGTGATGCCAGCGCCTCGCGCCTGCGCAACCGCTGCCGCGTTACCGGTCGTCCGCACGGCGTGTATCGTAAGTTCGGTCTGTCCCGTATCAAGCTGCGCGAAGCAGCCATGCGTGGCGATGTGCCGGGTCTGGTGAAAGCCAGCTGGTAA
- the rplE gene encoding 50S ribosomal protein L5 codes for MARLKEIYRKEIAPKLKEELKLANVMEVPRITKITLNMGLGEAIGDKKVIENAVADLEKITGQKVVVTHARKSIAGFKVREGWPIGVKVTLRRERMYEFLDRLLSISLPRVRDFRGLNAKSFDGRGNYSMGVKEQIIFPEIDYDKIDALRGLDITLTTTARTDDEGRALLRAFKFPFRN; via the coding sequence ATGGCACGACTAAAAGAGATTTATCGGAAAGAAATCGCGCCGAAGCTTAAGGAAGAACTTAAGCTCGCGAACGTGATGGAAGTTCCGCGTATCACCAAGATCACCCTGAACATGGGCCTGGGCGAAGCGATCGGCGACAAGAAAGTCATCGAGAACGCGGTAGCCGACCTGGAAAAGATCACCGGTCAGAAAGTCGTTGTGACTCATGCCCGTAAGTCGATTGCAGGCTTCAAGGTTCGTGAAGGCTGGCCGATCGGCGTCAAGGTAACCCTGCGCCGCGAGCGTATGTACGAGTTCCTGGATCGTCTGCTGTCCATCTCCCTGCCGCGCGTGCGTGACTTCCGCGGCCTGAATGCCAAGTCCTTCGACGGTCGTGGCAACTACAGCATGGGCGTGAAAGAGCAGATCATCTTCCCGGAAATCGATTACGACAAGATCGATGCGCTGCGTGGCCTGGACATCACCCTGACCACCACTGCCCGTACGGATGACGAAGGTCGCGCCCTGCTGCGTGCCTTCAAATTCCCGTTCCGCAACTGA
- the rplX gene encoding 50S ribosomal protein L24, with the protein MQKIRRDDEIIVIAGKDKGKRGKVLKVLADDRLVVGGINLVKRHTKPNPMSGVQGGIVEKEAPLHASNVAIFNSETNKADRVGFKVEDGKKIRVFKSTQKAVDA; encoded by the coding sequence ATGCAAAAGATTCGTCGTGACGACGAGATCATCGTGATCGCCGGCAAAGACAAGGGTAAGCGCGGTAAGGTGCTGAAGGTTCTCGCTGACGACCGTCTGGTCGTTGGCGGGATCAACCTGGTCAAGCGCCATACCAAGCCGAACCCGATGTCGGGCGTTCAAGGCGGTATCGTTGAGAAGGAAGCGCCGCTGCACGCTTCTAACGTGGCCATTTTCAACAGCGAGACCAACAAGGCTGACCGCGTTGGTTTCAAGGTTGAAGACGGTAAGAAAATTCGTGTCTTCAAGTCGACCCAAAAAGCGGTTGATGCTTGA
- the rplN gene encoding 50S ribosomal protein L14, whose amino-acid sequence MIQTQSMLDVADNSGARRVMCIKVLGGSHRRYAGIGDIIKVTVKEAIPRGKVKKGQVMTAVVVRTRHGVRRADGSIIRFDGNAAVLLNNKQEPIGTRIFGPVTRELRSEKFMKIVSLAPEVL is encoded by the coding sequence ATGATTCAGACTCAATCCATGCTCGATGTGGCTGACAACAGTGGTGCACGCCGTGTCATGTGCATCAAGGTGCTGGGCGGCTCCCATCGTCGCTACGCCGGCATCGGCGACATCATCAAGGTCACCGTCAAGGAAGCAATTCCGCGCGGCAAAGTGAAGAAAGGTCAGGTCATGACCGCGGTCGTGGTTCGTACCCGTCACGGCGTTCGCCGTGCCGACGGTTCGATCATCCGCTTCGACGGCAACGCTGCTGTTCTGCTGAACAACAAGCAAGAGCCGATCGGCACCCGTATCTTCGGGCCCGTGACCCGTGAACTGCGTTCCGAGAAGTTCATGAAGATCGTCTCGCTCGCCCCTGAAGTGCTGTAA
- the rpsQ gene encoding 30S ribosomal protein S17: MAEAEKTVRTLTGRVVSDKMDKTITVLIERRVKHPIYGKYVKRSTKLHAHDENNQCHIGDKVSIRETRPLAKTKSWALVEVLERAVEV; encoded by the coding sequence ATGGCTGAAGCCGAAAAAACAGTCCGTACGCTGACCGGCCGTGTTGTCAGCGACAAGATGGACAAGACCATCACCGTACTGATCGAGCGTCGCGTCAAGCACCCGATCTACGGCAAATACGTCAAGCGTTCGACCAAGCTGCACGCGCACGACGAGAACAATCAGTGCCACATCGGCGACAAGGTTTCCATCCGTGAAACCCGTCCGCTGGCCAAGACCAAGTCTTGGGCCCTGGTTGAAGTCCTCGAACGCGCAGTCGAAGTCTAA
- the rpmC gene encoding 50S ribosomal protein L29, with amino-acid sequence MKANELREKSAQQLNEQLLGLLRDQFNLRMQKATGQLGQSHLLSQVKRDIARVKTVLNQQAGK; translated from the coding sequence ATGAAAGCGAATGAGCTTCGTGAAAAATCAGCACAGCAGCTGAACGAGCAACTGCTCGGCCTGCTGCGCGACCAGTTCAATCTGCGCATGCAGAAGGCAACTGGCCAGTTGGGGCAGTCTCACCTGCTCTCGCAAGTTAAGCGCGACATCGCTCGTGTGAAAACTGTGCTCAACCAGCAGGCAGGTAAGTGA
- the rplP gene encoding 50S ribosomal protein L16, which translates to MLQPKRTKFRKQMTGHNRGLAQRGSKVSFGEFALKSVARGRLTARQIESARRALTRHVKRGGKIWIRVFPDKPVTKKPLEVRMGKGKGGVEYWVAQIQPGKVLYEIEGVSEELAREAFALAAAKLPLATTFVKRTVM; encoded by the coding sequence ATGTTGCAACCAAAGCGTACGAAGTTCCGCAAGCAGATGACCGGCCACAACCGTGGCCTGGCTCAGCGCGGTAGCAAGGTCAGCTTCGGCGAGTTCGCGCTGAAGTCTGTTGCCCGCGGTCGTCTCACCGCCCGCCAGATCGAGTCCGCTCGTCGTGCTCTGACTCGTCACGTTAAGCGTGGCGGCAAGATCTGGATTCGCGTGTTCCCGGACAAGCCGGTTACCAAGAAGCCTCTCGAAGTGCGGATGGGTAAAGGTAAGGGTGGCGTTGAATATTGGGTAGCCCAGATCCAGCCAGGCAAGGTCCTGTACGAGATCGAAGGCGTTTCCGAAGAGCTGGCGCGTGAGGCTTTCGCCCTGGCTGCTGCAAAGCTGCCGCTCGCCACCACCTTTGTTAAGCGGACGGTGATGTGA
- the rpsC gene encoding 30S ribosomal protein S3: protein MGQKVHPTGIRLGIVKDHTSVWYADGRTYADYLFADLKVREYLQDKLKSASVSRIDIARPAQTARITIHTARPGIVIGKKGEDVEKLRQDLTKQMGVPVHINIEEIRKPELDAMLVAQSVAQQLERRVMFRRAMKRAVQNAMRIGAKGIKIQVSGRLGGAEIARTEWYREGRVPLHTLRADIDYNTYEAHTTYGVIGVKVWIFKGEVIGGRQEELKPQAPAPRKKAAK from the coding sequence ATGGGTCAGAAAGTACATCCCACTGGCATTCGCCTGGGAATCGTCAAGGATCACACCTCCGTCTGGTACGCAGACGGTCGGACTTATGCGGACTACCTGTTCGCTGATCTGAAGGTGCGTGAGTATCTCCAAGACAAACTAAAAAGCGCGTCCGTAAGCCGTATCGACATTGCTCGCCCGGCTCAAACCGCACGCATCACCATCCACACCGCCCGTCCCGGTATCGTGATCGGCAAGAAAGGTGAAGATGTTGAGAAGCTGCGCCAGGACCTGACCAAGCAAATGGGTGTACCGGTACACATCAACATCGAAGAGATCCGCAAGCCGGAGCTCGACGCGATGCTGGTTGCCCAGAGCGTCGCCCAGCAGCTGGAGCGTCGTGTGATGTTCCGTCGCGCCATGAAGCGCGCCGTACAGAACGCCATGCGCATTGGTGCCAAGGGCATCAAGATCCAGGTAAGTGGTCGTCTCGGCGGTGCGGAAATCGCACGTACCGAGTGGTATCGCGAAGGTCGTGTGCCGCTGCACACCCTGCGTGCCGACATTGACTACAACACCTACGAAGCGCACACCACCTACGGTGTGATCGGTGTCAAGGTTTGGATCTTCAAGGGCGAGGTCATCGGTGGCCGCCAGGAAGAGCTGAAGCCGCAGGCGCCCGCTCCTCGTAAAAAAGCTGCCAAGTAA
- the rplV gene encoding 50S ribosomal protein L22, with the protein MEVAAKLSGARISAQKARLVADQIRGKKVGEALNLLAFSSKKAAEIMKKVLESAVANAEHNEGADVDDLKVSTVFVNEGRSLKRIMPRAKGRADRIVKRSCHITVKVADK; encoded by the coding sequence ATGGAAGTAGCCGCTAAGTTGTCGGGCGCTCGAATCTCCGCCCAGAAAGCCCGCTTGGTCGCCGACCAGATCCGCGGGAAGAAGGTGGGCGAAGCGCTCAACCTGTTGGCTTTCAGCAGTAAGAAAGCCGCGGAAATCATGAAGAAGGTGCTGGAGTCGGCCGTTGCCAACGCCGAGCACAACGAAGGCGCAGACGTTGATGACCTGAAGGTCAGCACCGTGTTCGTCAACGAAGGGCGTTCGCTGAAGCGCATCATGCCGCGTGCCAAAGGCCGCGCTGATCGCATCGTCAAGCGGTCTTGCCATATCACTGTCAAGGTTGCGGACAAGTAA
- the rpsS gene encoding 30S ribosomal protein S19 has protein sequence MPRSLKKGPFIDLHLLKKIEVAVEKNDRKPVKTWSRRSMILPQMVGLTIAVHNGRQHVPVLVNEDMVGHKLGEFAATRTYRGHVADKKAKR, from the coding sequence GTGCCACGTTCTCTGAAAAAAGGTCCTTTTATTGATCTTCACCTACTGAAGAAGATCGAAGTGGCGGTGGAGAAGAACGATCGCAAGCCGGTGAAAACCTGGTCGCGCCGTTCCATGATCCTGCCGCAGATGGTCGGTCTGACCATCGCTGTGCATAACGGTCGCCAGCATGTCCCGGTTCTCGTGAACGAAGACATGGTCGGCCACAAACTGGGCGAGTTCGCCGCTACCCGCACCTACCGTGGGCATGTGGCTGACAAGAAAGCCAAGCGTTAA
- the rplB gene encoding 50S ribosomal protein L2: MAIVKCKPTSAGRRFVVKVVNQELHKGAPYAPLLEKKSKSGGRNNNGRITTRHIGGGHKQHYRLVDFRRNDKDGIPATVERIEYDPNRTAHIALLKYADGERRYIIAPKGVSAGDQLVSGAMAPIKAGNSLQLRNIPVGSTVHGIELKPGKGAQIARSAGASAQLIAREGVYVTLRLRSGEMRKVLAECRATLGEVSNTEHSLRSLGKAGAKRWRGVRPTVRGVAMNPVDHPHGGGEGRTSGGRHPVSPWGFPTKGAKTRGNKRTDNMIVRRRK; the protein is encoded by the coding sequence ATGGCAATCGTTAAATGCAAACCGACTTCCGCTGGCCGCCGTTTTGTGGTCAAGGTGGTCAACCAGGAGCTGCACAAAGGCGCTCCTTACGCTCCGCTGCTCGAGAAGAAGTCGAAGTCTGGCGGTCGTAACAACAATGGCCGTATCACCACCCGTCATATCGGTGGTGGCCACAAGCAGCATTACCGTCTGGTCGACTTCCGTCGCAACGACAAAGATGGCATTCCGGCCACTGTCGAGCGCATCGAGTACGATCCGAACCGTACTGCTCACATCGCTCTGCTGAAGTACGCCGACGGCGAGCGCCGCTACATCATCGCCCCGAAGGGCGTGAGTGCCGGCGATCAGCTGGTGTCCGGTGCAATGGCGCCGATCAAGGCCGGTAACAGCCTGCAGCTGCGCAACATTCCGGTGGGTTCGACCGTTCACGGTATCGAGCTGAAGCCGGGCAAGGGCGCTCAGATCGCACGTTCCGCTGGCGCTTCGGCTCAGCTGATCGCTCGTGAAGGCGTCTATGTGACTCTGCGTCTGCGCTCCGGCGAGATGCGCAAAGTGCTGGCCGAGTGCCGCGCGACCCTGGGCGAAGTCTCGAACACCGAGCACAGCCTGCGTTCGCTGGGTAAGGCCGGTGCCAAGCGCTGGCGTGGCGTTCGCCCGACCGTTCGTGGTGTTGCCATGAACCCGGTCGACCACCCGCACGGTGGTGGTGAAGGTCGTACCTCTGGTGGTCGTCATCCGGTGTCTCCATGGGGCTTCCCGACTAAGGGCGCGAAGACTCGTGGTAACAAGCGCACCGATAACATGATCGTCCGTCGTCGCAAGTAA
- the rplW gene encoding 50S ribosomal protein L23, giving the protein MNQERVFKVLLGPHISEKATLLADKKSQFVFKVATDATKLEIKKAVESLFSVKVERVTTQNVLGKSKRTARGLGKRNDWKKAIISLQPGQDLDFASSAE; this is encoded by the coding sequence ATGAACCAGGAACGCGTATTCAAAGTGCTGCTTGGCCCGCACATCTCCGAGAAGGCCACACTTCTGGCTGACAAGAAAAGTCAGTTCGTTTTCAAGGTTGCAACCGATGCAACCAAGCTGGAAATCAAGAAGGCCGTCGAAAGCCTGTTCAGCGTGAAGGTCGAGCGCGTGACTACTCAGAACGTTCTGGGTAAGAGCAAGCGCACCGCTCGCGGTCTGGGCAAGCGTAACGACTGGAAGAAGGCGATCATCTCCCTTCAGCCGGGCCAAGATCTCGATTTCGCCAGCAGTGCTGAGTAA
- the rplD gene encoding 50S ribosomal protein L4, translated as MQLNVNGAQAIEVSEATFGGEFNETLVHQAVVAYMAGGRQGSKQQKTRSDVSGGGKRPWRQKGTGRARAGTSRGPIWRGGGVTFAARPQNHDQKLNKKMYRAALRSILAELVRSDRLVVVEDFSVEAPKTKALLSKLNGMGLNDVLIVSDAVDQNLYLAARNLPHVDVRDVQGSDPVSLIAYEKVLVTVSAVKKFEELLG; from the coding sequence ATGCAATTAAATGTAAATGGCGCTCAGGCGATCGAAGTTTCCGAAGCGACCTTCGGTGGCGAGTTCAACGAGACCCTGGTTCACCAAGCAGTTGTGGCCTACATGGCTGGCGGCCGTCAGGGCAGCAAGCAGCAGAAGACCCGTTCCGACGTGTCTGGCGGCGGCAAGCGTCCATGGCGTCAGAAGGGCACCGGTCGTGCCCGTGCCGGTACCTCCCGTGGTCCGATCTGGCGTGGCGGTGGTGTGACCTTCGCGGCTCGCCCGCAGAATCACGACCAGAAGCTGAACAAGAAGATGTATCGCGCTGCGCTGCGTTCCATTCTTGCCGAGCTGGTGCGTAGCGATCGTCTGGTCGTGGTCGAGGACTTCTCTGTAGAGGCGCCGAAGACCAAGGCCTTGTTGAGCAAGCTGAACGGCATGGGTCTGAACGATGTTCTGATCGTGTCCGATGCTGTTGACCAGAATCTGTACCTGGCCGCGCGCAACCTGCCGCATGTCGATGTTCGTGACGTGCAGGGTTCCGATCCGGTCAGTCTGATCGCGTACGAAAAGGTGCTGGTCACCGTTTCTGCCGTGAAGAAATTCGAGGAGCTGCTGGGATGA
- the rplC gene encoding 50S ribosomal protein L3 translates to MTIGVVGRKCGMTRIFTEEGVSIPVTVIEIEPNRVTQFKSEESDGYRAVQVTVGERRASRVSKAQAGHFAKANVAAGRGVWEFRLEEGEYQAGDQINAEIFQAGQLVDVTGQSKGKGFAGTIKRWNFRGQDNTHGNSVSHRVPGSIGQCQTPGRVFKGKKMSGHMGAERVTVQSLEVVRVDAERNLLLVKGAVPGATGGNLVVRPAAKARG, encoded by the coding sequence ATGACTATTGGTGTAGTCGGTCGTAAGTGCGGCATGACCCGCATTTTCACCGAAGAAGGTGTCTCCATTCCGGTCACGGTCATCGAGATCGAGCCGAATCGCGTCACCCAGTTCAAGTCCGAGGAGTCCGATGGCTACCGTGCAGTGCAGGTCACTGTCGGCGAGCGCCGCGCCTCTCGTGTCAGCAAGGCTCAGGCCGGTCACTTCGCCAAGGCGAACGTCGCGGCGGGTCGTGGTGTTTGGGAATTCCGCCTGGAAGAGGGCGAGTACCAGGCCGGCGACCAGATCAACGCTGAAATTTTCCAAGCTGGTCAGCTGGTGGATGTCACCGGTCAGTCCAAGGGTAAAGGCTTTGCCGGTACCATCAAGCGTTGGAACTTCCGCGGCCAAGACAACACTCACGGTAACTCCGTGTCCCACCGCGTTCCGGGTTCCATTGGCCAGTGCCAGACTCCGGGTCGCGTCTTCAAGGGCAAGAAAATGTCCGGTCACATGGGTGCTGAGCGTGTGACTGTGCAGTCCCTCGAAGTTGTGCGCGTCGACGCTGAACGCAACCTGCTGCTGGTCAAGGGTGCCGTGCCTGGCGCTACTGGCGGCAACCTGGTTGTGCGTCCGGCAGCCAAGGCTCGCGGTTAA
- the rpsJ gene encoding 30S ribosomal protein S10 — MQNQQIRIRLKAFDHRLIDQSTQEIVETAKRTGAQVRGPIPLPTRKERYTVLTSPHVNKDARDQYEIRTHKRVLDIVQPTDKTVDALMKLDLAAGVEVQISLG; from the coding sequence ATGCAAAACCAACAAATCCGTATTCGGTTGAAGGCTTTTGACCATCGCCTGATCGATCAATCTACCCAGGAAATCGTGGAAACCGCGAAACGTACTGGTGCTCAGGTGCGTGGTCCGATTCCTCTGCCTACCCGCAAAGAGCGGTACACCGTACTGACTTCTCCGCACGTCAACAAAGATGCGCGGGATCAGTATGAAATTCGTACCCACAAGCGTGTTCTGGACATCGTCCAGCCGACGGATAAAACCGTCGACGCGCTGATGAAGCTCGATCTTGCGGCTGGCGTGGAAGTGCAGATCAGCCTCGGCTAA
- the tuf gene encoding elongation factor Tu — MAKEKFERNKPHVNVGTIGHVDHGKTTLTAALTRVCSEVFGSAKVDFDKIDSAPEEKARGITINTAHVEYDSNIRHYAHVDCPGHADYVKNMITGAAQMDGAILVCSAADGPMPQTREHILLSRQVGVPYIVVFLNKADMVDDAELLELVEMEVRDLLSTYDFPGDDTPIIIGSALMALNGEDANEMGTTAVKKLVETLDTYIPEPVRAIDKPFLMPIEDVFSISGRGTVVTGRVERGIVKVQEEIEIVGLRDTTKTTCTGVEMFRKLLDEGRAGENCGVLLRGTKRDDVERGQVLAKPGTIKPHTKFEAEVYVLSKEEGGRHTPFFKGYRPQFYFRTTDVTGSCELPEGVEMVMPGDNVKMVVTLIKPIAMEDGLRFAIREGGRTVGAGVVAKIVE; from the coding sequence GTGGCTAAAGAAAAATTTGAACGTAACAAACCGCACGTCAACGTCGGCACCATCGGTCACGTTGACCACGGTAAAACCACTCTGACCGCTGCTCTGACTCGCGTTTGCTCCGAAGTATTCGGCAGCGCCAAGGTCGACTTCGACAAGATCGACAGCGCCCCGGAAGAGAAGGCTCGTGGTATCACCATCAACACCGCGCACGTAGAGTACGATTCCAACATTCGTCACTACGCGCACGTTGACTGCCCGGGTCACGCTGACTATGTGAAGAACATGATCACCGGTGCTGCGCAGATGGACGGCGCTATCCTGGTTTGCTCCGCTGCCGACGGCCCGATGCCGCAGACTCGCGAGCACATCCTGCTGTCCCGTCAGGTAGGCGTTCCGTACATCGTCGTGTTCCTGAACAAGGCCGACATGGTTGACGACGCCGAACTGCTGGAGCTGGTCGAGATGGAAGTTCGCGACCTGCTGTCCACCTACGACTTCCCGGGCGACGACACGCCGATCATCATCGGTTCCGCGCTGATGGCGCTGAACGGCGAAGACGCCAACGAGATGGGCACCACTGCCGTCAAGAAGCTGGTCGAGACTCTGGATACCTACATCCCTGAGCCGGTTCGCGCCATCGACAAGCCGTTCCTGATGCCGATCGAAGACGTGTTCTCCATCTCCGGCCGCGGTACCGTGGTAACCGGTCGTGTCGAGCGCGGCATCGTCAAGGTCCAGGAAGAAATCGAGATCGTTGGTCTGCGTGATACCACCAAGACCACCTGCACCGGTGTCGAGATGTTCCGCAAGCTGCTCGACGAAGGTCGTGCCGGTGAGAACTGTGGCGTCCTGCTGCGCGGCACCAAGCGTGACGACGTAGAGCGTGGTCAGGTTCTGGCCAAGCCGGGCACCATCAAGCCGCACACCAAGTTCGAAGCCGAAGTGTATGTGCTGTCCAAGGAAGAAGGTGGTCGTCACACCCCGTTCTTCAAGGGCTACCGTCCGCAGTTCTACTTCCGTACCACCGACGTAACCGGTTCTTGCGAGCTGCCGGAAGGCGTTGAGATGGTAATGCCGGGCGACAACGTGAAGATGGTTGTCACCCTGATCAAGCCGATCGCCATGGAAGACGGCCTGCGTTTCGCGATTCGCGAAGGTGGCCGTACCGTTGGTGCCGGCGTGGTTGCCAAGATCGTCGAGTAA
- the fusA gene encoding elongation factor G translates to MARTTAINRYRNIGICAHVDAGKTTTTERILFYTGLSHKMGEVHDGAATTDWMVQEQERGITITSAAVTTFWQGSRGQYDKYRVNVIDTPGHVDFTIEVERSLRVLDGAVVVFCGTSGVEPQSETVWRQANKYGVPRVVYVNKMDRAGANFLRVVGQIKNRLGHTPVPVQLAIGAEDSFEGQVDLIKMKAIYWNEDDKGTSYREEEIPAELQALAEEWRSNMVEAAAEANEELMNKYLEGGELTVEEIKAGLRARTLAGEIVPAVCGSSFKNKGVPLVLDAVIDYLPAPTEIPAIQGIHPDSTDENEIQDERHADDAEPFSALAFKIATDPFVGTLTFVRVYSGVLSSGDSVINSVKGKKERVGRMVQMHANQREEIKEVRAGDIAALIGMKDVTTGDTLCDIEKPIILERMDFPEPVISVAVEPKTKADQEKMGIALGKLAQEDPSFRVKTDEETGQTIISGMGELHLDILVDRMKREFNVEANIGKPQVSYREKITKSCEIEGKFVRQSGGRGQFGHCWIRFAPAEEGQEGLEFHNEVVGGVVPKEYIPAIQKGIEEQMKNGVVAGYPLIGLKATVFDGSYHDVDSNEMAFKVAASMATKQLAQKGGGVVLEPIMKVEVVTPEDYMGDVMGDLNRRRGLIQGMEDSVSGKVIRAEVPLGEMFGYATDVRSMSQGRASYSMEFSKYSEAPANIVEALVKKQG, encoded by the coding sequence ATGGCTCGTACCACAGCAATTAACCGCTACCGTAACATTGGTATCTGTGCCCACGTTGACGCGGGCAAGACCACCACTACCGAGCGGATCCTGTTTTACACAGGCCTCAGCCACAAGATGGGCGAAGTGCACGACGGCGCTGCCACCACCGACTGGATGGTGCAGGAGCAGGAGCGCGGTATCACCATCACCTCCGCTGCCGTGACCACCTTCTGGCAGGGTTCCCGTGGGCAGTACGACAAGTACCGCGTCAACGTCATCGATACCCCCGGCCACGTAGACTTCACCATCGAAGTAGAGCGCTCCCTGCGCGTACTCGACGGCGCCGTCGTAGTGTTCTGTGGTACCTCCGGCGTTGAGCCGCAGTCCGAAACCGTATGGCGTCAGGCCAACAAGTACGGCGTTCCGCGTGTGGTTTACGTGAACAAGATGGACCGTGCCGGTGCCAACTTCCTGCGTGTTGTCGGTCAGATCAAGAACCGTCTGGGTCACACCCCGGTTCCGGTTCAGCTGGCCATCGGTGCAGAGGACAGCTTCGAAGGTCAGGTCGACCTGATCAAGATGAAGGCGATCTACTGGAACGAAGACGACAAGGGGACTTCCTACCGCGAGGAGGAGATTCCTGCCGAGCTCCAGGCCCTGGCCGAAGAGTGGCGCTCGAACATGGTCGAGGCTGCTGCCGAAGCCAACGAAGAGCTGATGAACAAGTACCTGGAAGGCGGCGAGCTGACCGTCGAAGAGATCAAGGCCGGTCTGCGTGCGCGCACCCTGGCTGGTGAGATCGTTCCGGCTGTTTGCGGTTCCTCGTTCAAGAACAAGGGCGTTCCTCTGGTGCTCGATGCCGTCATCGACTACCTGCCTGCGCCGACCGAGATTCCGGCTATCCAGGGTATCCACCCGGACAGCACCGACGAGAACGAGATCCAGGACGAGCGTCATGCAGACGACGCCGAGCCGTTCTCCGCTCTGGCGTTCAAGATCGCGACCGACCCCTTCGTCGGTACCCTGACCTTCGTGCGCGTCTACTCGGGCGTGCTGAGCTCCGGTGACTCGGTGATCAACTCGGTCAAGGGCAAGAAGGAGCGCGTCGGCCGTATGGTGCAGATGCACGCCAACCAGCGTGAAGAGATCAAGGAAGTGCGCGCTGGCGACATCGCGGCCCTGATCGGCATGAAGGACGTCACCACCGGTGACACCCTGTGCGACATCGAAAAGCCGATCATTCTCGAGCGCATGGACTTCCCGGAGCCGGTGATTTCCGTCGCCGTCGAGCCGAAGACCAAGGCTGACCAGGAGAAGATGGGGATCGCGCTGGGCAAGCTGGCCCAGGAAGACCCGTCGTTCCGCGTCAAGACCGACGAAGAAACCGGTCAGACCATCATCTCCGGTATGGGTGAGCTGCACCTGGACATCCTCGTTGACCGCATGAAGCGCGAGTTCAACGTCGAGGCCAACATCGGCAAGCCGCAGGTGTCCTACCGCGAGAAGATCACCAAGAGCTGCGAGATCGAAGGCAAGTTCGTTCGTCAGTCCGGTGGTCGTGGTCAGTTCGGTCATTGCTGGATCCGCTTCGCTCCGGCCGAAGAGGGGCAGGAAGGTCTGGAGTTCCACAACGAAGTCGTGGGTGGCGTGGTTCCGAAGGAATACATCCCGGCCATCCAGAAGGGTATCGAAGAGCAGATGAAGAACGGCGTCGTGGCCGGCTATCCGCTCATCGGCCTGAAGGCGACCGTGTTCGATGGTTCCTACCATGACGTCGACTCCAACGAGATGGCGTTCAAGGTGGCGGCCTCCATGGCGACCAAGCAGCTGGCCCAGAAGGGCGGCGGCGTAGTGCTTGAGCCGATCATGAAGGTGGAAGTGGTAACCCCTGAGGACTACATGGGTGACGTGATGGGTGACCTGAACCGTCGTCGTGGTCTGATCCAGGGTATGGAGGACTCGGTGTCCGGCAAGGTTATCCGTGCCGAAGTGCCGCTGGGCGAGATGTTCGGTTATGCGACCGACGTCCGTTCCATGTCCCAGGGGCGCGCAAGCTACTCCATGGAATTCTCCAAGTACTCGGAAGCTCCGGCGAACATCGTCGAAGCCCTCGTTAAAAAACAAGGCTGA